The proteins below are encoded in one region of Gammaproteobacteria bacterium:
- a CDS encoding glycosyltransferase family A protein, protein FSGSFSWRRHSPLFERQWDSYDYHWCGSESHLGRVYRVGEVESLYGDRPPRGLDLYLSSVWEAGLLEAHRRWCEVNRSRRLEPILATVILTSARQPILVHEAIDSVRRQTADAWQLVIMDAGDLAAAGAFDRYRDDPRIVILTTGETVAERSSTCIQGVAINRAMASGRVRGDVLACLSDDDKLDLRWVETVLNRAADWPTEQGWVGAADVQELRADGSIYSRGMLAVAGQPGPANPLRCRVDGCQLAVRRSAWKPWPEDRAQAAEADGYWMDSIAAAVEVVPLTVRAAVHRHTPLSTFTRPAC, encoded by the coding sequence CTTCTCCGGCTCGTTTAGTTGGCGTCGCCATTCCCCCCTATTTGAGAGGCAATGGGACTCTTACGACTATCACTGGTGCGGCTCTGAATCGCATTTGGGCCGCGTCTACCGGGTCGGGGAGGTGGAAAGCCTTTACGGGGATCGCCCTCCGCGTGGCCTCGATTTGTACCTGTCGTCGGTATGGGAAGCGGGTCTTTTGGAGGCGCACCGGCGTTGGTGTGAAGTCAACCGATCCCGTCGGCTGGAACCGATCCTAGCCACGGTGATACTGACCAGCGCGAGGCAACCGATTTTGGTACATGAGGCTATCGATTCGGTACGGCGCCAGACGGCTGACGCGTGGCAGCTGGTCATTATGGACGCCGGCGATCTGGCGGCGGCCGGGGCATTCGACCGATACCGGGACGATCCGCGCATCGTGATACTGACGACCGGGGAAACGGTTGCAGAGCGTAGCTCCACTTGCATTCAGGGTGTGGCGATCAACCGCGCGATGGCGTCAGGCCGGGTGCGGGGCGACGTGCTGGCCTGCCTGAGCGACGATGACAAGTTGGACTTACGGTGGGTGGAGACGGTGCTTAATCGAGCAGCCGACTGGCCGACTGAGCAAGGATGGGTGGGTGCAGCAGACGTGCAGGAGTTGCGGGCCGACGGGTCCATCTACTCGCGCGGGATGCTAGCCGTCGCGGGGCAGCCGGGGCCGGCTAACCCGTTGCGTTGCCGGGTTGACGGCTGCCAGCTGGCCGTGCGGCGTTCCGCCTGGAAGCCCTGGCCGGAGGACCGGGCGCAGGCTGCCGAGGCGGACGGCTATTGGATGGACTCCATTGCGGCGGCTGTCGAGGTGGTACCGCTAACCGTGCGTGCGGCCGTACACCGCCACACGCCACTTAGCACGTTCACACGGCCGGCGTGCTGA
- a CDS encoding AAA family ATPase, with amino-acid sequence MAKVARKKKLRTDEDVIASGGIPAPPPNGHSRMTTAEALALTDPAPRTPWLPASKVIRSPADWLIPGLIPRGRMTAIVGESSVGKSTMYAAIIAAHSRGSCHSTFGAAAAAYAPGRCVYYSPEGADSPECIGRLGAAGADLSRVCLGDFSADGKRAAPLNLPDRLATAERDWADANISLVILDPIISYLAPGVSWLDNGAVRAVLESLEAVAESRGITVIYTSHYRKNRMGPPLDWIAGASAWSQVPRYVVALGRDPEQQSRRVIVAAKAASSAVCESRTYDIVDREGYGVWQLGQPCLTTAEDLGRAVDGTTERDALMDARAFLMDALGDEEKRAKDIVRTARDVGISERTLRRAKVALGITSRHDGRPPDRHMVWARPQTWPT; translated from the coding sequence ATGGCAAAAGTCGCACGCAAGAAAAAGCTCCGCACGGATGAGGACGTGATCGCTTCGGGAGGAATCCCCGCCCCCCCGCCGAATGGCCACAGCCGCATGACCACTGCCGAGGCGCTGGCGCTGACCGATCCGGCCCCACGGACGCCGTGGTTGCCGGCGTCGAAGGTGATCCGGTCGCCGGCCGACTGGCTGATACCTGGCCTGATCCCGCGCGGACGCATGACCGCTATAGTTGGGGAGTCCAGCGTCGGCAAAAGCACGATGTACGCCGCCATCATCGCGGCCCACAGCCGGGGCAGCTGCCACAGCACGTTCGGGGCGGCGGCGGCGGCGTATGCGCCGGGCCGCTGCGTGTACTACTCGCCCGAAGGCGCCGACAGCCCGGAGTGCATCGGCCGACTGGGTGCGGCGGGGGCCGACCTGTCCCGCGTCTGCCTGGGGGACTTCAGCGCGGACGGCAAGCGTGCGGCGCCCCTTAACCTGCCGGATCGGCTGGCAACGGCCGAACGGGATTGGGCCGATGCCAACATCAGTCTCGTCATCCTCGATCCGATTATCAGCTACCTCGCGCCCGGCGTCAGCTGGCTAGACAACGGGGCCGTCCGCGCGGTCCTAGAGAGTCTCGAAGCGGTCGCGGAGTCGCGCGGCATTACCGTCATCTATACCTCTCACTATCGCAAAAATCGAATGGGTCCGCCGCTGGACTGGATCGCGGGCGCGTCGGCGTGGTCCCAAGTGCCCCGCTACGTCGTGGCGTTGGGGCGCGACCCGGAGCAGCAATCCCGTCGGGTGATCGTCGCGGCTAAAGCGGCGTCTAGCGCGGTGTGCGAATCGCGGACATATGACATCGTGGACCGAGAGGGCTACGGCGTCTGGCAGCTGGGCCAACCGTGCCTGACGACGGCCGAAGACCTTGGGCGGGCCGTGGACGGCACGACGGAGCGGGACGCTCTCATGGATGCACGCGCATTCCTGATGGACGCCCTGGGCGACGAAGAGAAGCGTGCAAAGGACATCGTTCGCACCGCGCGAGACGTCGGAATCAGTGAGCGGACATTGCGGCGGGCCAAGGTCGCGCTGGGAATCACGTCCCGCCACGACGGGCGCCCGCCGGATCGGCACATGGTTTGGGCGCGTCCGCAGACATGGCCAACGTAG